A window from Mycolicibacterium tokaiense encodes these proteins:
- a CDS encoding MFS transporter: MSNPATTAAGPETPTSSAAATRRAILNTLRGSSGNLVEWYDVYVYTVFATYFENQFFDSAEKNSTIYVYAIFAVTFLMRPVGSWFFGRFADRRGRRAALTFSVSLMAACSLVIALTPGRESIGVWAAVILVLCRLVQGFATGGEYGASATYMSEAATRERRGFFSSFQYVTLVGGHVLAQLTLLVMQTFLDREQIEEFGWRIAFLIGGVAAVVVFWLRRAMDESLTEEQLEAVRRGDDQTSGSLRTLFVEHWRALLTCFTVTIGGTIAFYTYSVNAPAIVKTAYEDQGMTATWINLIGLTFLMVIQPIGGLISDKVGRKPVLIFFGVSAVFYTYVLITFLPQTTSVAASLTLVCVGYVILTGYTSINAIVKAELFPVRVRALGVGLGYALANSAFGGTAPLIYQAAKGGGHVPWFIAYVTVVIFISLMVYIFVLRNKSETALDREQGRAFV; this comes from the coding sequence ATGAGTAACCCGGCCACCACCGCGGCAGGTCCGGAGACCCCGACGTCGTCAGCGGCGGCCACCCGCCGCGCCATTCTCAACACGTTGCGCGGCTCGTCCGGCAACCTCGTGGAGTGGTACGACGTCTACGTCTACACCGTGTTCGCAACGTATTTCGAGAACCAGTTCTTCGACTCCGCCGAGAAGAACTCCACGATCTACGTGTATGCGATCTTCGCCGTCACCTTCCTGATGCGCCCTGTGGGGTCGTGGTTCTTCGGCCGGTTCGCCGACCGCCGCGGCAGGCGCGCCGCGCTGACCTTCAGTGTGTCGTTGATGGCGGCGTGTTCGCTGGTCATCGCCTTGACACCAGGTCGGGAGAGCATCGGGGTGTGGGCCGCGGTGATCCTGGTCCTGTGCCGGTTGGTACAGGGGTTCGCCACCGGCGGCGAGTACGGCGCCTCGGCCACGTACATGTCCGAGGCCGCGACCCGGGAGCGGCGCGGGTTCTTCTCCTCCTTCCAGTACGTCACCCTGGTCGGCGGCCACGTCCTCGCCCAGCTGACCCTGCTGGTGATGCAGACCTTCCTGGACCGCGAGCAGATCGAGGAATTCGGTTGGCGCATCGCCTTTCTCATCGGCGGCGTGGCCGCGGTGGTGGTCTTCTGGCTGCGCCGCGCCATGGACGAATCGCTGACCGAGGAACAACTCGAGGCGGTGCGGCGTGGTGACGACCAGACATCGGGGTCGCTACGCACCCTGTTTGTCGAGCACTGGCGGGCGCTGCTGACCTGCTTCACCGTGACCATCGGTGGCACCATCGCGTTCTACACCTACAGCGTCAACGCCCCTGCCATCGTCAAGACCGCCTACGAGGACCAGGGCATGACCGCCACCTGGATCAATCTGATCGGCCTGACGTTCCTGATGGTCATCCAGCCGATCGGCGGCCTGATCAGCGACAAGGTGGGCCGCAAGCCGGTGCTGATCTTCTTCGGCGTCAGCGCGGTGTTCTACACCTACGTGCTGATCACGTTCCTGCCGCAGACCACTTCCGTGGCAGCCTCGCTGACGCTGGTGTGCGTCGGCTACGTCATCCTGACCGGCTACACCTCGATCAACGCCATCGTCAAAGCCGAACTGTTCCCGGTCCGGGTGCGCGCACTCGGCGTGGGACTGGGCTACGCGCTGGCCAACTCCGCCTTCGGCGGCACCGCGCCGCTGATCTACCAGGCCGCCAAGGGCGGTGGCCACGTCCCGTGGTTCATCGCCTACGTGACCGTGGTGATCTTCATCTCGCTGATGGTCTACATCTTCGTGCTGCGCAACAAGTCCGAGACCGCGCTGGACCGAGAACAGGGCCGCGCTTTCGTCTGA
- a CDS encoding TAXI family TRAP transporter solute-binding subunit gives MFDRRTALRGAGILGAALALPACQGRPDVELRLAAGESGGFFWEFSGLLAAAAQRAGTDRITPVQSSGSADNLEALHAGRAELALSLIDTVYESPYRSEVTAIGCVYENYFQVAVRTDSAVAALADLRGRSVSTGASGSGAAALSQRVLAAAGLSEPGAVQAVALSMQDAAGGLADGTIDAAMWAGGLPTPAFGAAGTAIRLLDLSDVVGVLRQRFGTAYEAVPVPAGVYGDHGAVTTVGVANVLLARRDVPDGAAAGVVDLLIDDSTQLVPAQAVGSQFLDVQSLILTGDIALHPGAVEEYRRRHG, from the coding sequence GTGTTCGACCGACGGACGGCCCTGCGCGGCGCGGGAATCCTGGGTGCGGCCCTGGCGCTTCCGGCCTGCCAGGGCCGTCCGGACGTCGAACTGCGCCTGGCGGCGGGCGAATCGGGTGGCTTCTTCTGGGAGTTCTCCGGCCTGCTGGCCGCCGCCGCGCAGCGGGCCGGCACGGACCGCATCACCCCGGTGCAGTCCAGCGGGTCGGCCGACAACCTCGAAGCCCTGCACGCCGGCCGCGCCGAACTGGCGTTGAGCCTGATCGACACCGTGTACGAGAGTCCGTACCGCTCGGAGGTGACGGCCATCGGCTGCGTCTACGAGAACTACTTCCAGGTGGCGGTGCGCACCGACTCCGCAGTCGCCGCACTGGCCGATCTGCGGGGCCGCAGCGTCAGCACCGGAGCCTCGGGATCCGGTGCCGCGGCGCTGTCGCAGCGGGTCCTGGCCGCGGCCGGACTGTCGGAGCCCGGGGCGGTACAGGCGGTCGCGCTGTCCATGCAGGACGCCGCCGGTGGGCTGGCCGATGGCACGATCGACGCCGCGATGTGGGCGGGCGGGCTGCCCACCCCCGCCTTCGGCGCCGCCGGGACCGCCATCCGGCTGCTGGACCTCAGCGACGTGGTGGGGGTCTTGCGGCAGCGGTTCGGCACGGCCTACGAGGCGGTGCCGGTGCCCGCGGGGGTCTACGGCGACCACGGGGCCGTGACCACCGTGGGCGTGGCCAATGTGCTGCTCGCCCGCCGCGATGTGCCCGACGGGGCAGCCGCGGGTGTGGTGGATCTGCTGATCGACGATTCGACCCAGCTGGTTCCCGCGCAGGCAGTGGGCAGCCAGTTCCTGGACGTGCAGTCGCTGATCCTCACCGGTGACATCGCCCTGCACCCCGGCGCCGTCGAGGAATACCGCCGCCGGCACGGCTGA
- a CDS encoding lytic murein transglycosylase gives MVVLHARARLVTAVAAAVLIVAGCSEPPAPPARVDAPAQLRPPMPPVAAQPRLPADPAELVAGLVADERTLHHQASAPQWQEAARRQQLAYRLLSRHPEWDPVTRTRVPPDLREVYDRNIDARRQLSAMGGGKPTLPAWHIIEPPTLELLMSCYRAAQAATGVGWNYLAAINLVETAFGRIRGVSSAGAQGPMQFLPSTFAQYGQGGDIRSPRDAIMAAGRFLAAHGFATDRDAALYRYNNSTRYVRAITDYAAVMAADPAALRTYHRWDVYYNSTAGDVLLPVGYRADAPIPVQQYLKDNPQ, from the coding sequence GTGGTTGTTCTGCATGCTCGGGCTCGTCTGGTCACCGCAGTCGCTGCAGCGGTGCTGATCGTGGCCGGTTGTTCGGAGCCCCCGGCCCCGCCTGCGAGGGTCGATGCCCCGGCGCAGTTGCGTCCGCCGATGCCGCCCGTCGCGGCGCAGCCGCGCCTACCGGCCGACCCAGCGGAGCTGGTCGCCGGCCTGGTCGCCGACGAGCGGACACTGCACCACCAGGCCTCGGCGCCGCAGTGGCAGGAGGCGGCGCGACGCCAGCAGCTGGCCTACCGCCTGCTGTCCCGGCATCCGGAGTGGGATCCGGTGACCCGTACCCGGGTGCCGCCCGATCTGCGGGAGGTCTACGACCGCAACATCGATGCGCGACGGCAGCTCTCGGCGATGGGCGGCGGCAAGCCGACCCTGCCGGCGTGGCACATCATCGAGCCGCCCACGCTCGAACTGCTGATGAGTTGTTACCGGGCGGCCCAAGCTGCCACCGGGGTGGGCTGGAACTATCTGGCTGCCATCAATCTCGTCGAGACCGCTTTCGGACGCATCCGCGGTGTCAGCAGCGCAGGAGCACAGGGGCCCATGCAGTTCCTGCCCTCGACGTTCGCCCAGTACGGCCAGGGCGGCGACATCCGCTCACCCCGCGACGCCATCATGGCCGCGGGACGCTTCCTGGCGGCACACGGTTTCGCCACCGACCGGGACGCGGCGCTGTACCGGTACAACAACTCCACCCGGTACGTGCGGGCCATCACCGACTACGCCGCCGTCATGGCTGCGGATCCGGCGGCCCTGCGGACCTACCACCGCTGGGATGTGTACTACAACAGCACCGCAGGCGATGTGTTGCTGCCGGTCGGCTACCGTGCCGACGCCCCCATCCCCGTGCAGCAGTACCTGAAGGACAACCCGCAGTGA
- a CDS encoding DUF1460 domain-containing protein, translating to MNRSRVNRRPRLRWWPTVCALLIVGGTAPAAAAPPAMMSDASTQTLQAMLAATPGPSDAETISEQFLGTPYGADTLIGSAQIPEQLTAELQRVDCFTYADYVEALKRADTPEQFVDSLTAVRYTGGVVSFATRRHFFTDWSATSPTLARDVTASLTDAAVATPKNLNQTDSGEQYLPGLPVVARTVAYVPSAAVDDDVVSRLRAGDYVGAYAEDGGLDVTHVGIFISTPAGPVFRNASSRDADNAVVDTPFFDYVQSVPGLVVLRPLR from the coding sequence GTGAATCGCAGCAGAGTCAACCGCCGCCCCCGCCTCCGCTGGTGGCCGACGGTGTGTGCACTGCTCATCGTCGGTGGCACCGCCCCGGCTGCTGCTGCCCCGCCTGCGATGATGTCGGATGCCAGCACGCAGACCCTGCAGGCCATGCTGGCTGCCACCCCCGGCCCCTCCGATGCGGAGACCATCTCGGAGCAGTTCCTCGGAACCCCCTACGGGGCAGACACTCTCATCGGTTCGGCGCAGATTCCCGAGCAGTTGACCGCGGAACTGCAACGGGTGGACTGTTTCACCTACGCCGATTACGTCGAGGCCCTCAAACGGGCCGACACCCCCGAGCAGTTCGTCGACAGCCTGACCGCCGTGCGGTACACGGGCGGGGTGGTCAGCTTCGCCACCCGCAGGCACTTCTTCACCGACTGGTCAGCCACCTCCCCCACGCTGGCTCGCGACGTCACCGCGAGCCTCACCGACGCCGCCGTCGCCACCCCGAAGAACCTCAACCAGACAGATTCCGGTGAGCAGTACCTGCCCGGGCTGCCGGTGGTGGCACGCACCGTGGCGTACGTGCCCAGCGCGGCGGTCGACGACGACGTGGTGAGCAGGTTGCGCGCCGGCGACTATGTGGGTGCCTATGCCGAGGACGGTGGCCTGGACGTCACCCACGTCGGAATCTTCATCAGCACCCCCGCCGGCCCGGTGTTCCGCAACGCCTCGTCCCGGGACGCCGACAACGCCGTGGTGGACACCCCGTTCTTCGACTACGTGCAGTCGGTGCCCGGTCTGGTGGTACTGCGCCCGCTACGGTGA
- a CDS encoding FAD-dependent oxidoreductase, which translates to MAGVGRREFLLRAGLLAVAAQTAACSGDEPPGAGEHVVVIGAGFAGLAAARTLADAGVRVTVLEARDRIGGRTWTDTSLGVPIDIGASWIHGTQDNPLTELAAAVNAATVATDFDDVVVYDRDGEVGADALDRVAAQWSTVSAQLAARTADAPDSASVADALSGLADLTDPLIAWTVTSVITGEYAAGPEQLSLRWFGNEGGFDGPDVLFPLGYTQLSSHLARGLDIRTDAVVSRIAHGSQGVTVEHTHGTETAERVIVTVPLGVLKAESITFEPPLPADKLAAITRLGFGLLNKVALRFAQPFWPQSVPMIGLVGTDQPVSDLVNGLPVTGEPVLIGLRAAQAAWEREELPDEQAVAQVVAALEAPQPTGALVTHWGTDEFSCGSYSFIAVGSSPDDMDTLGEPVGDRLLFAGEATHPEFFGTVHGAYLSGIREARRLLD; encoded by the coding sequence ATGGCCGGAGTCGGGCGGCGTGAGTTCCTGCTGCGCGCCGGCCTGCTCGCCGTCGCGGCGCAGACTGCGGCGTGCTCCGGTGACGAACCGCCCGGCGCCGGTGAGCATGTCGTGGTCATCGGTGCCGGATTCGCCGGCCTGGCGGCTGCCCGCACCCTGGCCGACGCCGGGGTGCGGGTCACCGTACTGGAGGCCCGTGATCGCATCGGCGGACGCACCTGGACCGATACGTCGCTGGGGGTACCGATCGACATCGGCGCCTCGTGGATCCATGGCACACAGGACAATCCGCTGACCGAACTGGCCGCCGCGGTGAACGCCGCGACGGTGGCCACCGACTTCGATGACGTCGTGGTCTACGACCGCGACGGCGAGGTGGGTGCGGATGCCCTCGACCGGGTGGCGGCCCAGTGGAGCACCGTGAGCGCGCAGCTGGCGGCCCGCACCGCCGATGCACCGGATTCGGCCTCGGTGGCCGACGCCCTGTCCGGATTGGCCGATCTCACGGATCCGCTGATCGCCTGGACGGTGACGTCGGTGATCACCGGGGAGTACGCCGCGGGCCCGGAACAGTTGTCGCTGCGGTGGTTCGGCAATGAGGGTGGGTTCGACGGGCCCGATGTGCTGTTCCCGCTCGGCTACACACAGCTCTCCTCCCACCTGGCTCGGGGTCTCGACATCCGGACCGACGCCGTGGTGTCCAGGATCGCCCACGGGTCGCAGGGAGTGACCGTCGAACACACGCACGGCACGGAGACCGCCGAGCGGGTGATTGTCACGGTGCCACTGGGCGTGCTGAAGGCCGAGAGCATCACCTTCGAACCGCCGTTGCCCGCGGACAAGCTGGCGGCCATCACTCGGCTGGGATTCGGCCTGCTGAACAAGGTGGCGCTGCGCTTCGCCCAGCCGTTCTGGCCGCAATCCGTGCCGATGATCGGGCTGGTGGGCACCGACCAGCCGGTCTCGGACCTGGTGAACGGATTGCCGGTCACCGGTGAGCCGGTGCTGATCGGACTGCGCGCCGCGCAGGCGGCGTGGGAACGCGAGGAGCTGCCCGACGAGCAGGCGGTGGCGCAGGTGGTGGCGGCACTAGAGGCGCCGCAACCCACGGGTGCGCTGGTGACCCACTGGGGTACAGACGAATTTTCCTGCGGCTCCTACAGTTTCATCGCCGTCGGATCGAGCCCCGATGACATGGACACCCTGGGCGAGCCCGTCGGTGACCGCCTGCTGTTCGCCGGCGAGGCCACCCACCCGGAGTTCTTCGGCACCGTGCACGGCGCGTACCTCAGCGGGATCCGCGAGGCACGCCGGCTGCTCGACTAG
- a CDS encoding IS481 family transposase encodes MVHRNAPLSETGRLRLARCVVDDGWSRRRAADRFQVSVTTVCRWVDRYLELGEAGMADRSSRPHYSPNRTPTRIERRIIGVRVTRRWGPARIAYLLRLNVSTVHNVLRRYRIARLRWLDRATGRVVRRMESAACGDLVHVDVKKLGKIPAGGGWRKLGRSAGKRNSQADKTGATNKSHQPVRGYHFIHTAIDAHSRLAYSEMLPDERKDTAAEFWQRANGWFVEQGIVVRKVLTDNGSCYRSHAFRDALGDGIEHRRTRPYRPQTNGKVERFHRTLADEWAYARLYTSDDQRCQEYPRWLHTYNHHRGHTALGGQPPASRVPNLSGQYN; translated from the coding sequence GTGGTTCACCGTAATGCCCCTTTGTCCGAAACCGGTCGTCTGCGGCTGGCTCGATGCGTTGTCGATGACGGGTGGTCGCGTCGCCGCGCGGCCGATCGCTTCCAGGTGTCGGTGACCACCGTGTGCCGGTGGGTGGATCGCTACCTCGAGCTGGGCGAGGCGGGGATGGCCGACCGCAGCTCACGACCGCATTACAGTCCGAACCGCACGCCGACGCGCATTGAGCGGCGCATCATCGGAGTGCGCGTCACCCGCCGCTGGGGACCGGCCCGGATCGCCTACCTGCTGCGGCTCAACGTCTCCACGGTGCACAACGTGCTGCGCCGCTACCGCATCGCCCGACTGCGGTGGCTCGACCGCGCGACCGGGCGCGTCGTACGGCGGATGGAGTCGGCGGCGTGCGGTGATCTGGTGCACGTCGATGTCAAGAAGCTGGGCAAGATCCCCGCCGGCGGCGGTTGGCGCAAGCTCGGGCGCTCAGCGGGTAAGCGCAACTCCCAGGCGGACAAGACCGGAGCGACCAACAAGTCCCATCAGCCGGTGCGGGGATATCACTTCATCCACACCGCGATCGACGCCCATTCGCGGTTGGCGTACTCCGAGATGCTGCCCGACGAACGCAAGGACACCGCCGCCGAGTTCTGGCAACGAGCCAACGGCTGGTTCGTCGAACAGGGCATCGTTGTTCGCAAGGTGTTGACCGACAACGGGTCCTGCTACCGGTCGCATGCCTTCCGGGACGCGCTGGGCGACGGCATCGAGCATCGCCGCACGCGGCCGTATCGACCGCAGACCAACGGCAAAGTGGAGCGCTTCCACCGAACCCTCGCCGATGAATGGGCCTACGCCCGGCTCTACACCAGCGACGACCAACGCTGCCAGGAATACCCCCGCTGGCTGCACACCTACAATCACCACCGCGGCCACACAGCACTCGGCGGTCAACCACCAGCCAGCCGTGTACCTAACCTCTCAGGTCAGTACAACTAG
- a CDS encoding DUF899 domain-containing protein, translated as MAAEPARPPVVTRAEWATARAQLLVEEKKLTRLKDRVSALRRRLPMVEVDADYRFDTGSGTATLADLFGGRRQLIVAHFMFAPDWQEGCPGCSMMADHLGPLSHLHAKDTALVLISRAPVSALHGYRDRMGWLHLPWVSSGGTTFNEDFGVTVGGEERHAISAFLRDGDRVFHTWQTFDRGEEPFMLVFDLLDLTAYGRQESWEDSPAGWPQDPPYEWMRRHDEY; from the coding sequence ATGGCGGCTGAGCCCGCGCGCCCACCCGTCGTGACCCGCGCGGAGTGGGCCACCGCGCGAGCGCAGCTGCTGGTCGAGGAGAAGAAGCTCACGCGGCTCAAGGACCGGGTGAGCGCCCTGCGTCGGCGTCTGCCCATGGTGGAGGTCGACGCCGACTACCGATTCGACACCGGGTCGGGGACGGCGACCCTGGCCGACCTCTTCGGTGGCCGACGGCAGTTGATCGTCGCGCACTTCATGTTCGCGCCGGACTGGCAGGAGGGCTGCCCGGGGTGCTCCATGATGGCCGACCACCTGGGCCCGTTGTCGCACCTGCACGCCAAGGACACCGCGCTGGTGCTGATCTCCCGTGCGCCGGTGTCGGCTCTGCACGGTTACCGCGACCGGATGGGCTGGCTGCACCTGCCCTGGGTGTCGTCGGGCGGCACCACCTTCAACGAGGACTTCGGCGTCACGGTCGGCGGTGAGGAGCGCCACGCCATCAGTGCGTTCCTGCGCGACGGCGACCGGGTGTTCCACACCTGGCAGACCTTCGACCGCGGGGAAGAACCGTTCATGTTGGTGTTCGACCTGCTGGATCTGACCGCGTACGGGCGGCAGGAGTCGTGGGAGGACTCGCCGGCAGGCTGGCCGCAGGATCCGCCGTACGAGTGGATGCGCCGCCACGACGAGTACTGA
- a CDS encoding pyridoxamine 5'-phosphate oxidase family protein: MTVVSLPTTQISRLGEKQSASRADLYALLDATPLATVALVRDGHPVAFPTGFARIDDRFVIHGSTGSPWMRAVGAGAPVAVSVTALDGVVVARSGFESSFHYRSAALFGTFEPVPTQDKEHILETLTDTFIPGRVAELRASTRRELAATMALQMTIGDDNWSCKISAGWPEDPDSDIEAGAWAGVVPLTTVYGEPRRAPDCPQEIPVPASVRDMTGELANRRHGG; the protein is encoded by the coding sequence CTGACTGTCGTGTCACTGCCAACGACTCAGATCTCGCGTCTCGGCGAGAAGCAGAGCGCCTCGCGCGCGGACCTGTACGCACTGCTGGATGCCACTCCGCTGGCCACCGTCGCGCTGGTGCGCGACGGGCACCCTGTGGCGTTTCCCACCGGCTTCGCCCGCATCGATGACCGCTTCGTCATCCACGGCTCCACCGGGTCACCGTGGATGCGTGCCGTCGGCGCCGGCGCTCCGGTGGCGGTGTCGGTGACAGCGTTGGACGGGGTGGTGGTGGCGCGCAGTGGCTTCGAATCCTCGTTCCACTACCGCAGCGCGGCACTGTTCGGCACGTTCGAGCCGGTGCCGACCCAGGACAAGGAACACATCCTGGAGACCCTGACGGACACCTTCATCCCGGGTCGGGTGGCCGAACTGCGGGCCAGCACCCGCCGGGAACTGGCTGCCACCATGGCGTTGCAGATGACGATCGGCGACGACAACTGGTCCTGCAAGATCAGTGCGGGCTGGCCCGAGGATCCCGACTCCGACATCGAGGCGGGCGCCTGGGCCGGGGTGGTCCCGCTGACCACTGTCTACGGTGAGCCTCGTCGCGCGCCGGACTGCCCGCAGGAAATCCCGGTGCCCGCGTCGGTGCGCGACATGACCGGTGAGCTGGCCAACCGGCGCCATGGCGGCTGA
- a CDS encoding glycoside hydrolase family 13 protein — translation MSDAAWWKTAVVYQVYIRSFADGNGDGIGDITGLTARLPYLAELGIDAVWINPWYPSPMADAGYDVADFRNIEPSYGTLEQADAFIAAAHERNIRVILDIVPNHTSDRHRWFQAALRDEPGARERYLFRPGRGPGGQLPPNDWQSVFGGPAWSRVEGDPDNLWYLHLFAPAQPDLNWEHPEVRSEFEGVLAFWFDKGVDGFRIDVAHGLVKEAGLPDGGVLTAGAQHNATHPAWDQDGVHEIYRGWRSVANRYAPERVFIAEAWVPSNERLARYLRPDELHTAFQFDFLRAPWRASTLRTVIDDAMAGAASVGAPPTWVLSNHDVPRTVTRYSRSQPAGLSESEWERSRWDEEVADHDLGRRRARACALLQFALPGTAYVYQGEELGLEEVEDLPAEARQDPTWVQSGFTDVGRDGCRVPLPWINGPVPYGFSPAGATADPWLPQPPHWGEHSVQAQDGDAASFLHLYRDALTLRRELWETDAEVSWLDTDAGVLAFTRGDAQCWVNTGDAAVPLPPGVSVVLASVPGVTDTLPTDAAVWVRG, via the coding sequence ATGTCGGACGCGGCGTGGTGGAAAACGGCAGTCGTCTATCAGGTCTACATCCGCAGCTTTGCCGACGGCAACGGGGACGGGATCGGTGACATCACGGGTCTCACGGCGCGACTGCCGTACCTCGCCGAACTCGGAATCGATGCGGTGTGGATCAATCCGTGGTATCCGTCGCCGATGGCCGACGCCGGCTACGACGTGGCCGACTTCCGCAACATCGAACCGTCCTACGGCACGCTCGAACAGGCCGACGCGTTCATCGCCGCCGCCCACGAGCGCAACATCCGGGTGATTCTGGACATCGTCCCCAACCACACCTCCGACCGGCACCGGTGGTTCCAGGCGGCGCTGCGCGACGAACCCGGTGCGCGCGAGCGCTATCTGTTCCGGCCGGGTCGCGGACCCGGTGGGCAACTGCCGCCCAATGACTGGCAATCGGTCTTCGGCGGGCCGGCCTGGTCGCGGGTCGAAGGCGACCCCGACAATCTGTGGTACCTGCACCTGTTCGCGCCCGCGCAACCGGACCTGAATTGGGAACACCCCGAGGTGCGTTCGGAGTTCGAGGGCGTGCTGGCGTTCTGGTTCGACAAGGGGGTGGACGGCTTCCGCATCGACGTGGCGCACGGCCTGGTCAAAGAAGCCGGCCTGCCCGACGGGGGTGTGCTCACCGCCGGCGCCCAGCACAACGCGACGCACCCGGCATGGGACCAGGACGGGGTGCACGAGATCTACCGCGGGTGGCGGTCGGTGGCCAATCGTTATGCGCCCGAACGGGTTTTCATTGCCGAGGCATGGGTGCCCAGCAACGAACGGCTGGCCCGCTACCTGCGTCCGGACGAACTGCACACCGCGTTCCAATTCGACTTCCTACGGGCCCCGTGGCGGGCCAGCACGCTGCGGACCGTGATCGACGACGCCATGGCGGGCGCGGCGTCGGTCGGCGCACCACCGACCTGGGTGCTGTCCAATCACGACGTGCCCCGCACGGTCACCCGGTACTCGCGCTCGCAGCCTGCGGGCCTGAGTGAGAGCGAGTGGGAGCGCTCGCGCTGGGACGAGGAGGTGGCCGACCACGATCTGGGCCGGCGCCGTGCCCGCGCCTGCGCGCTGCTGCAGTTCGCCCTGCCGGGCACCGCGTACGTCTATCAGGGTGAGGAGCTGGGTCTCGAAGAGGTGGAAGACCTTCCCGCCGAAGCCCGCCAGGACCCCACCTGGGTGCAATCCGGTTTCACCGACGTCGGCCGGGACGGTTGCCGAGTGCCCCTGCCATGGATCAATGGTCCTGTGCCCTACGGCTTTTCACCTGCCGGCGCAACCGCGGACCCGTGGCTGCCGCAGCCGCCGCACTGGGGTGAACACTCGGTCCAGGCCCAGGACGGTGACGCCGCGTCCTTCCTGCATCTGTACCGCGATGCGCTAACACTGCGCCGCGAACTCTGGGAAACCGACGCCGAGGTGTCGTGGCTGGACACCGACGCCGGCGTGCTCGCGTTCACCCGTGGTGACGCGCAGTGCTGGGTCAACACCGGCGACGCAGCCGTGCCCCTGCCGCCGGGGGTGTCGGTGGTGCTGGCGTCGGTGCCGGGCGTGACCGATACGCTGCCCACCGATGCCGCGGTCTGGGTGCGGGGCTGA
- a CDS encoding extracellular solute-binding protein, with protein MKRMRRAVATASATVLAMGLLSGCGGASGPPVLTWYAMPDNGGAATRAQQCADASGGAYQVSIETLPANATGQREQLVRRLAAGDTSIDVVSVDVVYTAEFANAGFLRPFTADETARLTNGMLPAPVETGMWKDQLFAAPFKTNAQLLWYRKSLAQAAGIDPTSETFTWDEMLKAAVAQDKTIASQGARYEGYMVWVNALVLSGGGQILEDAEAGRNARPALASPAGEKAAEIIGNLGRSPAAPADLSNAQEEQARATFQGERGGFMLNWPYVLAAARGAAEEGSLSQQVVDDIGWARYPRVFPDQPSAPPLGGANLGVGAYSEHPDQSVALVECVNALEKATQYMLDEGEPSPYAASYDDPEVRENYPNADLIRESISEGGPRPLTPFYVDVAGSIFQTWHPPASVNAETPQRTDEFMADVLSGRRLL; from the coding sequence ATGAAACGTATGCGTCGCGCGGTGGCAACCGCCTCGGCGACCGTCTTGGCGATGGGGCTGCTCTCCGGGTGCGGAGGCGCATCCGGCCCGCCGGTGCTCACGTGGTACGCCATGCCCGACAACGGCGGCGCGGCCACCCGAGCACAGCAGTGTGCCGACGCCTCCGGTGGGGCCTACCAGGTCAGCATCGAGACGCTGCCCGCCAATGCCACCGGGCAGCGCGAACAGCTGGTGCGCCGGCTGGCGGCCGGCGACACGTCGATCGATGTCGTCAGCGTCGACGTGGTGTACACCGCGGAATTCGCCAACGCCGGGTTCCTGCGTCCGTTCACCGCCGACGAGACCGCGCGGCTGACCAACGGGATGTTGCCCGCACCGGTGGAAACCGGTATGTGGAAAGATCAGCTGTTCGCCGCGCCGTTCAAGACCAACGCCCAGTTGCTGTGGTACCGCAAGTCTTTGGCCCAAGCGGCGGGCATCGATCCCACCAGCGAGACGTTCACCTGGGACGAGATGCTCAAAGCTGCTGTGGCACAGGACAAGACAATCGCCAGCCAGGGTGCGCGGTACGAGGGTTACATGGTGTGGGTCAACGCGCTGGTGCTCTCCGGCGGCGGTCAGATCCTCGAGGACGCCGAGGCAGGCCGCAATGCCCGCCCGGCGCTGGCCAGCCCGGCCGGCGAGAAAGCAGCCGAGATCATCGGCAACCTGGGCCGCTCCCCCGCCGCGCCGGCCGACCTGTCCAACGCGCAGGAGGAGCAGGCCCGCGCGACATTCCAGGGCGAGCGCGGCGGCTTCATGCTGAACTGGCCCTACGTCCTTGCCGCGGCGCGCGGCGCTGCCGAGGAGGGCAGCCTCTCCCAGCAGGTGGTCGACGACATCGGCTGGGCGCGGTACCCGCGGGTGTTCCCCGACCAGCCCAGCGCACCGCCACTGGGCGGTGCCAACCTCGGGGTCGGCGCGTACTCCGAGCATCCCGACCAGTCGGTCGCACTGGTGGAGTGCGTGAACGCGCTGGAGAAGGCCACCCAGTACATGCTCGACGAGGGCGAACCGTCACCGTACGCGGCGTCCTACGACGATCCCGAGGTTCGGGAGAACTACCCCAACGCCGACCTCATCCGGGAGTCGATCAGCGAGGGCGGCCCTCGCCCGCTCACCCCCTTCTACGTCGACGTCGCGGGCTCGATCTTCCAGACCTGGCACCCGCCCGCCTCGGTGAACGCCGAAACACCGCAGCGGACAGACGAATTCATGGCAGACGTGCTCAGCGGAAGGCGGCTTCTGTGA